A window of Desulfuromonas soudanensis genomic DNA:
CCCCGCCGTGTTGTAGAAGTTTACGATCTCCTTGAGGGTCGCAAAATAGCCGTTGTGCCCGTAGGGGGCGGTCAGGGCGATGTTCCGCAGGGTCGAAACCTTGAATTTTCCGGCCTGACTCGCCGAAACCAGGGCGCCGTCCGGGCCGGCCACTGGGTCGTAGGCGGCGATCTCGGGACGGGCGCCGAGGCCGTAATCGATGGGATTGCCGGCGAGAAGGGGGTTGGTGCTCTTGGGAATCCCCAGGTTGTCATAGGTGAAATCGGTGAAGAGGGGGGGCATCAGGGTGAGGCCGTCGGGGGCAAGAGTTGCGACGCTGAGATGACAGAGATTGCACTTCCCCTTGCCGTTGAAGAGTTTCATCCCTTTCTCTTCCGTCGGAGTCATCGTATAGAGACCGGCCAGCCAGGCATCGTACTTGGAGGTGAAGGCGTTCACCAGATACGATTTTTCAAAATCGCCGATGGCCGTGGCCAGCAGCTCGTAGACCCTGTCGATTTCCAGGGGGGTGAGAAGATCGAGGTTCGACAGGTCAACGCCATAGACGGCGGCAAACCCCGCCAGGTAGGCGGTCCAGTTCGGGTTGGCCGGTACTGCGGCCGCAGAATTGGAACGGAGGGCCAGCAGAACCGCTTGCTTGTTCGGCATCGCCATCTCGACGGGATTCAAAAAGGGTCCCATGGCCTGAGCGGTGAGGGTCCCGGCCCGGCCGTCCCAGAATTGCCCGCCGGCAAACAACCCGAGGCCGCCGTTCCACTGAAAAAGGGGACCGAAGGCGGCATAGGCGGCCGTCGGTGCGTTGCGTCCGCCGAAGAGTCCGGCGACCGAACCCTCGGAGACGGGGAGGGCCGCGGGATTGGCGGCATTCCGGGGATCGGCGAAGCCCGGCGGCAGATGGCAGCTGGCGCAGGCCTGATTGGCATTGAGGGAAAGATAGGCGTCAAAATAGAGGAGCTCCCCCAGCTGCTGACTCGGCGTCAGGGCGGCGACGGCAGGGACGGCGATCAAGATCCCGCCCAGCAGGGCCAGGAATACGGTTTTTTTGAATCGACTGAACATGAAGACCTCCTGAAAGATGGTGTGAATTCTGGCGATTCTCCTGCATAACCTCCAGTTCTGAAACCGGCCCCTCACCTCCTTTCCTGCGCAGTAGAAACCAACGGCCGAGCCCGGGAGTTCACCTTCCGCAGCTCGGCCGTCTTCCCTGGAAGACCCGTTGCTTTCCGTCCCCCCCTCGCGGCGGGTTTGGCTCTGATAATTGTTTAATTAGGCTGTATCAATACGTAGCCGCCCACCCCCCTCCTGTCAAGCCGGGACCGTCCCTTTTTTTTCAATCGGGCAAAAAAAATCGCCGCCCCTTCCGGGGCGGCGATGACAATCCATTATTTTTTGTGCCTCGGTTCTTCCCCTGGCTCCCTCAGGCGCGGGAGACGAAGCGGCCGTCCCGGGTGTCGACCTTGATCCGTTCACCGGACTCGAGATAACCGGGGACCTGGATGCACAGCCCCGTCTCCAGAACCGCCTCCTTGGTCTGGGCGGTAGCGGTGGCGTTCCTGATGGCCGGAGCGGTCTCGGTGACGACGAGTTCGACGATGTTGGCGGCGTCGACGCTTACCACCCTCCCCTGGAAAACGCCGAGCTGCACCTCGGCCCCCTCGAGAAGAAAACCCTGTACCGGCTCGAAGAGCTCGGCATCGAGTTCGTACTGTTCGTAATTTTCCAGATCCATGAAGACCCCTCCATCGCCGGAGGGATAGAGGAACTGCCCCTTGCGCCGCTCGAAATCGGCCTCGTCGACCTTGTCACCGGCCTTGAAGGCTTTTTCCAGGACCTGCCCGGTGAGAAGGTTGCGATACTTGGTCTTGACCAGGGTCGATCCGCCGCGGGCGGAGGGGGACTGGGTCGTATAATCGAGAATGAGACAGGGCGCGCTCTCGAGCTGGATGACAAGTCCGCGCTTGAAGTCGGCGGTGGTGATCATGGTTTGCTCCTTTGACAACGAAGATGGCCAATTTTTTTGGGAATGTAGCACAATCGGGCGGGGAAAGACAATCGCTGCGCCCGGAAATTTTCAGTGACAAGCTGCGAAGAATTGTGATTTAATTCCCCCTTGTCCCCACTCCGCCATTTTTTCCATCGACCATAGATGACGCACCCGAAGGAGACTCACCCATGTACAGCTGTGCCGACCTGAAGAAGGGCCTTAAACTGATGATCGACGGCGAACCCCACTACATCGTCGCTTTCGACTTCACCAAGCCGGGGAAGGGGCAGGCCCTCTACAAATGCAAACTGCGCAATATGATCACCGGCTCTCTCTTCGACCGCACCTACCGCTCCGGGGAGAGTTTTGAACCGGCGGCCCTCGAGGATCGCGACATGCAGTACCTCTACCAGGACGAGTCGGGGTACGTCTTCATGGACAACAAAAACTACGAACAGGTCACCCTCGACGAGAAAACCCTCGGCGACGAGAAGTACTTTCTGCGCGACAACATGGATGTGAAGATCCTCCTCTTCAACGGTCGCGGCATTGGCATCACCCTCCCCAACTTCGTCAACCTGCGCGTCACCGAGGCCGATCCCTGGGTCAAAGGGGATACCGCCGCCGGGAACAATAAGCCGGTCACCACCGAAAGCGGCTACACCCTGGCAGTCCCCCCCTTCGTCGAAGCCGGCGACCTCATCCAGATCGACACCCGCACCGGCGATTACGTCACCCGCGTCAAGGAATAATTTCACCATGGAGCCGAACTGGGCCCTGGCCCGCAAACGGCCCAAACTCGAAGAGCGGGCCCGGATCATACAGTCGATCCGGGCCTTTTTCATCGCCCGGAACTACCTCGAAGTGGAAACGCCCCACCGCCTCCCCGGCAACGCCCCCGAAGAGCACATCGATCCCGTCCCTTCCCTGCCCTGGTTTCTCCACACCTCGCCGGAACTGGGCATGAAGCGCCTGCTGGCGGCAGGGTACGAGCGGATCTTCCAGATCTGCCGCTGCTGGCGGCAGGGGGAACGGGGGCGCCGGCACCTCCCCGAATACACCATGCTCGAATGGTACCGGGCCGGGTGCGACTACCGGTCCCTGATGGAGGAGTGCGAAGACCTCCTGGGCGCCCTGGTCCCCGGTCTCCGGCTGACCCTCGGGGGGAGGAGCGTCGACCTTTCTCCCCCCTGGGAGCGCCTCACCGTCGCCGAAGCCTTTGCCCGCCATGCGGATCTGACGCCCCAGCAGGCCCTGGCCAGCGGACGTTTCGATGAGATCATCGCCCTGCAGATCGAACCCTGCCTCGGCCGGATGCGCCCGACCTTTCTCACCGAATACCCCTCTGCCTGCGCCGCCCTGGCCCGCCTCAAACCGGGAAACCCCCAGGTCGCCGAACGTTTCGAACTCTATGTCGCCGGCATCGAACTGGCCAACGCCTTCTCCGAACTCACCGACCCGGTCGAGCAGCGGCGGCGCTTCGAGGAAGAGGAGGAGCGGCGGCGCGCCGCCGGCAAGCCGTCCGTCCCCCTGCCGGAAAAATTTCTCGCCGAACTCGAGACCCTCCCGGCCGCCGCCGGAATCGCCCTCGGCGTCGACCGTCTGGTCATGCTCCTGTGCGACGTCCAAACCATTGACGAAGTGGTGGCGTTTACCCCGGAAGATCTGTAGAATACCGTCACAAGGGTCGCGGCGGGGGGGCGTCTTTTTTATAGGCTCCCTCGCCTCCCCGGAATTTTTCCCTGGCCTCAGAAATGACCACTGGCAGGCGTTCCTTCCCAACTTCCCGGGCAGTCCTCTCCCATGCAGCCAAAATCAAACATTTCCGAATCCGCGCTCCTCGACGCCTGCCGAATCCTCTTCGGGACGAAGATCGACCTGAGCAGCCAGTTCCTCGCCTACCTGCAGCCTGCAGGAGCCAAGTCGGCCTACCGGGAAAAGGCGAAAAAAAATCATCCCGACCTCTTCGCCGACTCCCCCCCCGGCGTCCGTCGCCGGCAGTCGGAACTTTTCCAGGAAATCCATGGCGCCTACAAACTCCTGGCCTCCTATCTCGACCAGCGCAACCGCCCCGGCCCCCCGCCGACACGCCCCGCCGGCGGCGAGGAAAGAACGGCCAAGGATTCCGGGCCGTACCGCAGGGGAACGGGAGGTCCGCCCCATCTTCCCAGGCAGCACCTCGAGTTCGGGCTCTTCCTCTATTACCGGGGACTTATCGCCTATCCCGATCTCATCGCCGCTCTCCTCTGGCAGCGTCGGCAACGTCCCAACCTCGGCGCCCTCGCCAAGCGCTGGGGGTGGCTCGACGACCAGAAGATCCAGGCGACTCTCCAGCACCGGGGCTCCGGCAACCGTTTCGGCACCCGCGCCCTGCAGCTCGGCTTTCTCACCGGCATTCAACTCCAGGCCCTCCTCCGCTACCAGCAGACGCTGCACAAGAAATTCGGCCAGTATTTTGTCGAACAGGGGATCCTGAAGGCGGCGGACATCGACCGGCTGGCCGAAGATTTAGACAAGCACAACCAGGGGATCGCAGTCACCAACCGGTATCGGTCAGCCGCCACCGGCGGCCCGACCCCCTTCCGGGGGCGCTGAATCTCCTCCCAACCGCCCCCCTGCCCCGTTCCTTCCCGACCGTACCTCTCCGCCTTTTTACCTTGACAATATCTCATTACATTTTATATATTGTGCGAGCTTTTTAACTCTCAACTTTCGAGGAGGCAAAAAACAAATGAAAAAACTGCTTGTTGTCCTGATGCTGGTCGCTTTCGCCGCCACCCCTGCCCTGGCCGCCGACACCGTCGTTCTCAAAGCGAAAAACGGCGACGTCACCTTCAATCACAAGGTCCACAGCGAGTCGATGGAGTGCAAGACCTGCCACGGCGAAGGGACCCCCGGCAAGATCGAACTCGACAAGGATTCGGCCCACGCCCTGTGCAAGGACTGCCACAAGACCAAGGGCGCCGGCCCCACCAAGTGCGGCGACTGCCACAAGAAGTAATCACCGCAGGACCCCCAAGGGTTTCCTTCGGAGTTCAGGATCAGGCCCCGCCTTTCACAAGGCGGGGCCTTTTCATTTTTGCTCCGCCCTGTTCTCCCCCGCTCTTGTCCCTTTCCGGGGAGAGGCGACAAAAAAATCCCCGCTTTACGGCGGGGATTTTTTTGTCGCGCGATGTCCCGGGAGACCTTCTCAGACGACCTGTTCCATCGCCCAGATCCCGCAGGGGCAGATCCCGGCGCAGATCCCGCAGCCGATGCAGAGATGATCGTCGGAGAGATATTCGAAGGCGCCGTCAGCCTTCTCGATGCGGCGGATGGCCCCTTCGGGACAGGCCTCGAGACACATGGAGCAGTCCCGACAGGTGCCGCAGGAAAGGCAGCGGCTCGTCTCGGCCTTGGCGTCGGTCACGCAGAGGCGCCCGCGGTTCTGGGGACGAAACAGCTCCTTGGAAAGGCAGCTCTGGGGGATGACTTCGGGCTTTTTGATCGGGACGAGCTCCTTGCCGGCAAGATAGTCATCGATCAGCAGGGCGGCCTCGGCACCCTGGCCGATGGCGTGGGTGAGCAGTCCAGGTTTGATGGTATCTCCGATGGCGAAGATGCCGGGAGCCTTCACCGATTGCCAGCAGCCGTCCACGTCGACCATCCCGCGGTCGGTGAGCCATTCCCGGGGGACGTAGGAGAGATCGGGGCGCTCGCCGATGGCAATGATCACCATGTCGGCCTCGATGAGCTCGCCGTCCTTGGTCCAGACCCCCCTTTCATCGATTTTTTCCGTGAAGACCGGCCAGCGGACCTCGCCGCCGAGGGCCTTGACGCCGTCGATTTCGTGCTTGTAGGCGGCGGGGCGCTGGATGTCGATGGAGGTGACCTTCTTGGCTCCCATGGCGTAGGCGCCGAGGCAGACGTCCATTCCGGCGTTGCCGGCGCCGAGAACCACGACCCGCTCGCCGACCGCCGGCTTTTTGCCGGCGTTGACCTCCTTGAGGAAGTCGAGTCCCTTGACCAGGCGCTCATGACCGGGGAAGGGGATGATCACCGAATTGTGGGCGCCGCTGGCGATGACCACCGCGTCGTGCTCCTTGCGGATTGTGGCGAAGAGGGGAGCGTCGACGGCGGTGCCGGTCCTGATGGAGACGCCGAGCGCCTTGACCCGGGCGATCTCGCCCTGGAGGGAACTCTCCGGCAGGCGCGAACCGGGAATGACCTGGCGCAGCTTGCCGCCGACCTCCTCGTCCGCTTCGTACAGGGTCACGGCATGCCCGGAAAGCCGCAGCTGCCAGGCGGCGGACAGACCGCCGGGGCCGCCGCCGATGACCGCCACCGTCTTCCCCGTCGACGGCTTCGGCTCGGGAGAGGCCGCCTCCAGGGAGAGACGCCCGAGCTCCTTCATCGCCACCGGATGATCGAGAAACTGGCGGGTGCAGGCATCCATGCACAGGTTGGGGCAGACCTCGCCGCAGACGCTGGCCGGGAAGGGGGAGTAGCGAAGGACCAGCTCCAGCGCCTCCTTGACCTTCCCCTGACGCAGCAGATTGATGCGGTCCTGGGTCGGGATGGAGGAGGGGCAGGAGGTCTGGCAGGGGGCGCCGTATTTGCGGTCCTGCCAGTGGGGGAGCTTGAGGCGGTCGGCGCCGCTGTTGACCAGGCCGGCGACGTGGTTGTAGTCGTCCTGGACGAGATCGCCGAAGATCCCCCCTTCCACCCACTTGCCGAGGCGGAATTCGCGCATGGTGATGCGGTGATGAACCTTGCGCTCCTCGTAGGTCTTGGCGACGATCTTCTTCCACCGGGCAAAGTCGGTGAGCTCGCCGAGGAGAGCGGATCGATCGATCTTGCCGAGGAAGACCGGGAGCCCGCCAGAAAGGAAGGTGCGGTCGGCCTCGTCGAGATCGAGGAGCCAGACATCCTCGGAGAGGCCTGAGACCGGTCCGCGGACGTAGATGGTGCCGCCGACCATCCCGGCGCAGGAGCGGTCGCCGAGAACCGAATCGTCCTCCTGGCAATCGACGCCGCAGATGACGGCAAAGCCGCCGCCGACGAATTCGAAGGAGAAGGAGCCGGTGTTCTTCAGGACCCAGAACTCGGGGGCATCGTAGGCCGGGTCGTGCTTCATCAGGGAGCCGGAACGGGTCCCGACCCGGCCGGCGACATAGATCTTGCCGCTGGCGGCGCAGTGGGCGGTGGTATCGCCGCCGTCGCCGAGGATGGTCAGGGTGGCGCCGGCATTGAGCCAGCCGGCGTCGGCGGGCGCCGACCCCTCGACGACGATCTCGGTGCCGTCGAGGCCGAAGGAACCGACCCGCTGTCCGGGATTCTTGACCCGGAACTTCAGGGGAGCGCCGTCCTCGGTCCACAGGGGGCCACCGATATCGTGGTGCCCGGAGGAAAGGACGTTGAACTCCGTCTCCCCCGCCTCGAGCGCCGCATAGATCTGCTGCAGGAGCTGCTGGGTGGAGATGCGCTGGTTATTTTCAAATCCGATGATTTCCGCTGCCATGGTGGATCCTCCTTAACACACGTACTGGATCTGCAGTCGCTCGGCCACGGCCCGGTCGGTGGAGACCAGGGCGTCGGACCGCCCGACAGGGAGGGAGGAGTTGCCGATGGGGGCCATGAGCTTCTTGAGCTCCTGGTCCATGGCCAGATAGTAGTTGACGATGTTCTGCGCTACCTTCTCCGGATCGAGGCGATGGGCCAGGGCCGGCTCCTGGGTGGTGATCCCCGCAGGGCAGAGGCCGGTGTTGCAGGCGTTGCAACGCCCCATGTCGTTGCCGACGCAGCCGGCCATCTGCAGGATCAGCTTGCCGGTAAAGACGCCGTTGGCGCCCAGGCACATCATCTTGAAGGCGTCGGCGGCCAGGTCTCCGGTCTTGCCGAGGCCTCCTGCGGCCCACAGGGGGATCTGCCCCTGGCGCCCCTGGGTCACGGCGGCGAGGTAGCAGTCGCGCAGCTTGGAGACGATGGGGTGGCCGGTATGATCGAGGGAGACCTCGTGGGCGGCGCCGGTGCCGCCGTCAATGCCGTCGAGGAAGAAGCCGCCGACGATGTTGTAGGGGTCGCGCACCAGGTTGTTGAAGACGGACACCGAAGTCGCGCTGGCGGCGACCTTGATGGCCACCGGCACCCGGAACTTGAAGGCGGCGTTCATGGAGAGGAACATCTTCTGCACGCTCTCCTCGATGGAATAGAGCCCCTGGTGGTTGGGGGGGGAGAGGAGGTCGGCCTTGGGGACGCCGCGGATCGCCTGGATGTGCTCGGCGACCTTCTGGGCCATGAGGAGCCCGCCGTCGCCCGGCTTGGCCCCCTGGCCGATCTTGATCAGCACCCCGGCGGGGTCCTCGGTCATGTGCGGCATCGCCTTGAGGATGCGGTTCCAGCCGAAGTGACCGGAGGCGATCTGCAGGATCATGTACTTGAGATATTTGGACTTCAGGAGGCGTACCGGCACCCCCCCTTCGCCGGAGCACATGCGCACCGGCAGCCCGCACTCCTCGTTGAGGTAGGCGGTGGCCATGGCCACCCCTTCCCACATCCGCCAGGAGAGGGCGCCGATGGACATGTCGCCGATGATCACCGGGTAGATCCAGCGCACCGGCGGCGACTGCCCGGTGGTCTGCAGCTTGCCGTCGGCGCCGACGGCAAAGGGGAGCTTGCCCGGCGGCAGGATGCGGCCGAAGGGGGCCAGCAGGTCGAAGGTGTGACGCTGGGCGTCGAGGGAGGGGTCGGTCATCTGCGAGATGCGTCCCACCCGCAGTCGGTCGAGGGTGCGCGAAGTGCTCTCGAGGTTTTTGCGGCCGCCGCGCTTGACGGAGTCGCCGGCCAGACAGCGGGTGACGATGGAGTGCCGGTTGTCGACGTTGCGCAGCGGCCCGATGGCGTCGTTGGGGCAGACCTTCTCACAGATCCCGCAACCGCGGCAGTAGTTCTTGATCGAATGGACCTGGCGAATCACCGGAATCGCGGAAAAGCGGGTCTTGGGCTCGGGGAAATCCCCTTCCGAGAAGACCATCCGCCGGCGCTCGACCTTGGGGGCGATGGCGCGGAAGGAACAGGCGGCGACGCAGGAGCCGCAGAGGGTGCAGCGGCTGGCGTCGTAACGGATTTTCCAGGGGAGATCGTTCGGCGTGATGTCGTGAATTTTCATTGTTTCCATCGCTGAACCTCCAGGTTGTTATCGATCACCACGATCTCGCGCTCGTTGGGATAGATATCCGTTTCCCAGTCGCGGTCGGGGAGGATTTCGTTGATGCCGCAGACCTCCGAGGAGAAGACCACCGTGTCGCTGGAGCGTCCGACGACGATCGGCCGCAGCTTCTTGGCATCGCAGCAGGTGAAGAGGGTGTTGTCGGGGAGGACGCCGATGATGGTGTTGGGTCCGTTGATCTCCAGATGGGAGAGGGACTGGCGGATCGCCTGCAGCTCCTGGGCGTCGTCGCGGTGTCCGATCTCCTCGAAGGGGAGCGGGGTGATGACGTGCTTGTAGTAGGAGAGGGGCCAGCCGAGCTGACGATGGACATAGTGCAGGGTGTAGAGAAAGCACTGGGAGTCCGATTCGAAGCCGATATAGCCGCGGTGGAGCTTGCGCTGGAACTCCTTGTTCTTCTGATAGAAGGTGTTCTCGCCGTTGGCCAGCGCCGTAAACCCCTGGAGAAAGAAGGGGTGAGCCGCATAGCGGACGATGTCGTAGTTGGTGTTCTGCCGGCACTGGGCGGTAATCACCCGGGCGGTGAATTTGCTGTCCGCCTCCCAGAGATTGAAATAGGTGCCGATGTCCCGCGGGTCGCCGATCTCCTTGAGGGTCACGACGTCGGGCCAGAAGGAGTAGACAAAACCCATCTCGTCGTCCTCGAGGGCCGCCCGCAGGTTCAGGCGCATGTCGAGGAGGAGCTCCTCCTTCTCCTTCTGCGACGACTTCTTGATGTGCTTCGGATAATCGAAGGTCTCGAAGACGTAGTTCGGCATGGCGTTGATATC
This region includes:
- a CDS encoding cytochrome-c peroxidase, yielding MFSRFKKTVFLALLGGILIAVPAVAALTPSQQLGELLYFDAYLSLNANQACASCHLPPGFADPRNAANPAALPVSEGSVAGLFGGRNAPTAAYAAFGPLFQWNGGLGLFAGGQFWDGRAGTLTAQAMGPFLNPVEMAMPNKQAVLLALRSNSAAAVPANPNWTAYLAGFAAVYGVDLSNLDLLTPLEIDRVYELLATAIGDFEKSYLVNAFTSKYDAWLAGLYTMTPTEEKGMKLFNGKGKCNLCHLSVATLAPDGLTLMPPLFTDFTYDNLGIPKSTNPLLAGNPIDYGLGARPEIAAYDPVAGPDGALVSASQAGKFKVSTLRNIALTAPYGHNGYFATLKEIVNFYNTAGIPGMWPAPEVPMNVNRVELGDLHLSGAQEDDLVAFLLTLSDGFLPQPVTSPFPFPPFP
- a CDS encoding elongation factor P, giving the protein MITTADFKRGLVIQLESAPCLILDYTTQSPSARGGSTLVKTKYRNLLTGQVLEKAFKAGDKVDEADFERRKGQFLYPSGDGGVFMDLENYEQYELDAELFEPVQGFLLEGAEVQLGVFQGRVVSVDAANIVELVVTETAPAIRNATATAQTKEAVLETGLCIQVPGYLESGERIKVDTRDGRFVSRA
- the efp gene encoding elongation factor P: MYSCADLKKGLKLMIDGEPHYIVAFDFTKPGKGQALYKCKLRNMITGSLFDRTYRSGESFEPAALEDRDMQYLYQDESGYVFMDNKNYEQVTLDEKTLGDEKYFLRDNMDVKILLFNGRGIGITLPNFVNLRVTEADPWVKGDTAAGNNKPVTTESGYTLAVPPFVEAGDLIQIDTRTGDYVTRVKE
- the epmA gene encoding EF-P lysine aminoacylase EpmA, which gives rise to MEPNWALARKRPKLEERARIIQSIRAFFIARNYLEVETPHRLPGNAPEEHIDPVPSLPWFLHTSPELGMKRLLAAGYERIFQICRCWRQGERGRRHLPEYTMLEWYRAGCDYRSLMEECEDLLGALVPGLRLTLGGRSVDLSPPWERLTVAEAFARHADLTPQQALASGRFDEIIALQIEPCLGRMRPTFLTEYPSACAALARLKPGNPQVAERFELYVAGIELANAFSELTDPVEQRRRFEEEEERRRAAGKPSVPLPEKFLAELETLPAAAGIALGVDRLVMLLCDVQTIDEVVAFTPEDL
- a CDS encoding J domain-containing protein, which gives rise to MQPKSNISESALLDACRILFGTKIDLSSQFLAYLQPAGAKSAYREKAKKNHPDLFADSPPGVRRRQSELFQEIHGAYKLLASYLDQRNRPGPPPTRPAGGEERTAKDSGPYRRGTGGPPHLPRQHLEFGLFLYYRGLIAYPDLIAALLWQRRQRPNLGALAKRWGWLDDQKIQATLQHRGSGNRFGTRALQLGFLTGIQLQALLRYQQTLHKKFGQYFVEQGILKAADIDRLAEDLDKHNQGIAVTNRYRSAATGGPTPFRGR
- a CDS encoding cytochrome c3 family protein yields the protein MKKLLVVLMLVAFAATPALAADTVVLKAKNGDVTFNHKVHSESMECKTCHGEGTPGKIELDKDSAHALCKDCHKTKGAGPTKCGDCHKK
- a CDS encoding FAD-dependent oxidoreductase yields the protein MAAEIIGFENNQRISTQQLLQQIYAALEAGETEFNVLSSGHHDIGGPLWTEDGAPLKFRVKNPGQRVGSFGLDGTEIVVEGSAPADAGWLNAGATLTILGDGGDTTAHCAASGKIYVAGRVGTRSGSLMKHDPAYDAPEFWVLKNTGSFSFEFVGGGFAVICGVDCQEDDSVLGDRSCAGMVGGTIYVRGPVSGLSEDVWLLDLDEADRTFLSGGLPVFLGKIDRSALLGELTDFARWKKIVAKTYEERKVHHRITMREFRLGKWVEGGIFGDLVQDDYNHVAGLVNSGADRLKLPHWQDRKYGAPCQTSCPSSIPTQDRINLLRQGKVKEALELVLRYSPFPASVCGEVCPNLCMDACTRQFLDHPVAMKELGRLSLEAASPEPKPSTGKTVAVIGGGPGGLSAAWQLRLSGHAVTLYEADEEVGGKLRQVIPGSRLPESSLQGEIARVKALGVSIRTGTAVDAPLFATIRKEHDAVVIASGAHNSVIIPFPGHERLVKGLDFLKEVNAGKKPAVGERVVVLGAGNAGMDVCLGAYAMGAKKVTSIDIQRPAAYKHEIDGVKALGGEVRWPVFTEKIDERGVWTKDGELIEADMVIIAIGERPDLSYVPREWLTDRGMVDVDGCWQSVKAPGIFAIGDTIKPGLLTHAIGQGAEAALLIDDYLAGKELVPIKKPEVIPQSCLSKELFRPQNRGRLCVTDAKAETSRCLSCGTCRDCSMCLEACPEGAIRRIEKADGAFEYLSDDHLCIGCGICAGICPCGIWAMEQVV
- a CDS encoding glutamate synthase-related protein, whose product is METMKIHDITPNDLPWKIRYDASRCTLCGSCVAACSFRAIAPKVERRRMVFSEGDFPEPKTRFSAIPVIRQVHSIKNYCRGCGICEKVCPNDAIGPLRNVDNRHSIVTRCLAGDSVKRGGRKNLESTSRTLDRLRVGRISQMTDPSLDAQRHTFDLLAPFGRILPPGKLPFAVGADGKLQTTGQSPPVRWIYPVIIGDMSIGALSWRMWEGVAMATAYLNEECGLPVRMCSGEGGVPVRLLKSKYLKYMILQIASGHFGWNRILKAMPHMTEDPAGVLIKIGQGAKPGDGGLLMAQKVAEHIQAIRGVPKADLLSPPNHQGLYSIEESVQKMFLSMNAAFKFRVPVAIKVAASATSVSVFNNLVRDPYNIVGGFFLDGIDGGTGAAHEVSLDHTGHPIVSKLRDCYLAAVTQGRQGQIPLWAAGGLGKTGDLAADAFKMMCLGANGVFTGKLILQMAGCVGNDMGRCNACNTGLCPAGITTQEPALAHRLDPEKVAQNIVNYYLAMDQELKKLMAPIGNSSLPVGRSDALVSTDRAVAERLQIQYVC
- a CDS encoding class II glutamine amidotransferase; translation: MCRIGAIKSLNYVHPSQALLLMQSQQKGHDNSGFAMVMHDLGGIFEGYKHLPTLSLACTDEGLKVAEDMLHAAGFQRVLQWVPEVNDKPGLDINAMPNYVFETFDYPKHIKKSSQKEKEELLLDMRLNLRAALEDDEMGFVYSFWPDVVTLKEIGDPRDIGTYFNLWEADSKFTARVITAQCRQNTNYDIVRYAAHPFFLQGFTALANGENTFYQKNKEFQRKLHRGYIGFESDSQCFLYTLHYVHRQLGWPLSYYKHVITPLPFEEIGHRDDAQELQAIRQSLSHLEINGPNTIIGVLPDNTLFTCCDAKKLRPIVVGRSSDTVVFSSEVCGINEILPDRDWETDIYPNEREIVVIDNNLEVQRWKQ